TAcccagcgagaaacgataatgaattcgacatcaattcgacgtcgaatggACAtcaaaatgatgatttcgatgtcgaatcgatgtcgattcgatgtactatttctcgcTGGGTAGTTGTGgttaatataagatatattatttccGCGAATAACAACTTTGTGTTTGTGACGCACAACCTGAATGAGACATACCACGAcctataaattgatttttatttgaaatataaggTTGTTGGTGTGTCATATACGTGTTATAATAATTGCGAACTATTTTATCATTTCGTGATAAATTGTTCGAAAAGATATCACGAAATCGATGAATACCAAAACCACTACACATAAGATGCACAAACATAACACAAAATTGTCCAAACACGTCAGAGGTATTACTTTGAAATTGTTGAGGGTTGTAGAATAAGATTTTGCAGTTTCTTCTAAGCCGTTTGAGATGCTGAGGGATGATGGGTGGTAATCCGTAGCTGTCGAAATAGTGGCCGACGCCGTCTCTGCCGACGTACATAGCGACCCAGTGTGTTCCGGGTTTTGTGTGATCATCGGTATTAGCAATAATTCCTGCAGGTTTACTCTAAACAGATGGTATTTCATCCGCCGCGTAAACACCGGCGGTGTCACAAGGAATATTTTGTAAAGCTGCTCGCAGTTGCAAACTATTCATAACCGCCAAGAGTTATGTGgagaattattttcttcttcttctactgcttcttcttcttctttagtATTTTGATGCTTATCACCATGATGCTTATACCATGTCATACAAGATGATGGGGCTGGTAGCGATAATGGTGACGATGATGTAGAATCCAAAAGACCATAATTTTTAAGCCATTTTCTGATACGTAACGCATTATTTAAAGCACATGTATATTCcctattatttgttttactttttatgttaTGAATAAGACAAGTTTGTTCTAACTGTGGTAAACGATGAAATGATGGACATTCTTGCTCttcttctaaatttataatgtttctgCTAGTAATACGTTGGATAAATGCTGATTTATCAGCGCCTCTAGTGAATATTCGGTTGGTAAGTTGTGTAACAGCTCTCAAATGTCGACATAAGTTTTTATACGGTGTGTCTCCTTCAAACCACTCAATACCATGGAAATTTTTACTGAGCCAATTGTTTTGAGATTTTGAACGGGCAGACAGTTCAGTAAAAGTATACGGCTGTGCAATGATCCAATGAGCGCAATGGGCGGTGTTTACAGAGACAACAGCAACTtcttttggaaaaaaagattcttcAGTATCCTTGAAGCCTTGTATATCGATAACGATgtccatattttataattataacagcaggaaaagagagaattaCTAATAGTTGTAGTAGTAGTAGTGTATATGACAggactgtcccgattgcgcacataagcgattggacacagtagtattttccgattggacacagacccgattggacacagacccgattggacacacccgattgcacacggacccgattgcacacggacccgattgcacaccgacccgtttgcacacggacccgattgcgcaccgacccgattgcacacgacccgtttgcacacggacccgattggacacagacttgattggacacagacccgattagACACAGacttgattggacacagtctcgattgcacaccgtcccgatcggacacagtcccgattggacacggacccgattggacacgacccgattggacacggacccgattgcacacggacccgattgcacaccgacccgattgcacacggacccaattgcacaccgacccgattgcacacgacccgattgcgcaccgactcgattgcacacgatacaaTTCCGATCTCTCGAGCGTACCATTCGTAAGCGCATTTCTACGCCGTTTATCAGAAATCTTTCTTGATTGAAAACATCACAATGTAGATGGCCCATAAGAtcaagtttctttttattacttgttAATGAATGTCGTTTTACAAAACCTTGATTTAAATCGTATTCGGTCATTGCACCACTTGTATCTTCATACCACAATACACTCGTTAAATGCAAGTTTTTTGCAGCAGGACTATAATTAAGCAATGTTTCTATATAAGCTCGGTAAGCATAAGCGTTGTTTGGGGGTGatacaagttttttatttaaaaaaatatccacTTGATTAAATAACGAGTGCATAAAGTTATTTACAGGCCCTACGAGATTATCAGTTACATCTGAGGATTTTAAAGCTTCTGTAACaacttctgttttttttttgtaaacagtAGGCCTTATTTGAACGCACATATGCAACATTGTATGTGGTAAGTCAACGTATTCTTCTCCTTGTCCCGGTACAACAAATTCTATAGGTGAATCATCAGTTAACGATGATATCGGTTTATAGTGTATCCAttgtgagttttcaattgttGCCTGAGTGGGTGGTACGGTGAATAATTCCAATTCTGATTTGAGACATTCATATGAATGAGCATGTAAAAAGGCCATAGTCGTTGTTATTTAGcgtcaaatatattattgaaaaatatcaacAACAGTTCGATTGTTCCGCGTGTagctctttttcttctttgtcttcttctttttcttcttcttcaacGTGTTTGTTCTGTTATGGTAAGTcgccttctttttcttttgttgttTCACGATATGACCGTTGTCACgagcattaattaaatgtcctatatttgattttctctTCAGTGTTTTATACCCCAATCCCTCCATAAGAATATCGATTTTCTCTTCGGCTTTCCGTTTCAACTTCTCAGTTGAATCTTTTATACGGGTATTAAATGCTTCTTTAAACGGTATATCTCTTTGTATTACATCATGAGCTACACTCATCCTAGAACGAACAACTTCTTTACCGATAGCCTTTGCACCTTTTGACAAAAGAGGTAAAACACGACGAAAAAGTCCCCTGAGAAAAGGGAGCGTcccgtttgcccacgtcaatattggccacggtcccgattggccacgtcaatattggccacgtcaatattggccacgtcattattgatcacgatcccgattgaccacggggtggattggccacgtcattattggccacgcgtcattattgaccacgtcaatattggccacgtcaatattggccacgcgtgatattgcccacgtcaataatggccacgtcaatattggccacgcgtcattattgcctacgtcattattgcccacgcgtcattattgcccacgtcattattgcccacgtcattattgcccacgcgacattattggccacgtcattattggccacgcgtcattattggccacgtcattattggccacgcgtaattattgaccacgtcaatattgcccacgtcaat
This DNA window, taken from Monomorium pharaonis isolate MP-MQ-018 chromosome 6, ASM1337386v2, whole genome shotgun sequence, encodes the following:
- the LOC118646138 gene encoding uncharacterized protein LOC118646138 — encoded protein: MDIVIDIQGFKDTEESFFPKEVAVVSVNTAHCAHWIIAQPYTFTELSARSKSQNNWLSKNFHGIEWFEGDTPYKNLCRHLRAVTQLTNRIFTRGADKSAFIQRITSRNIINLEEEQECPSFHRLPQLEQTCLIHNIKSKTNNREYTCALNNALRIRKWLKNYGLLDSTSSSPLSLPAPSSCMTWYKHHGDKHQNTKEEEEAVEEEENNSPHNSWRL